One genomic window of Halanaerobium saccharolyticum subsp. saccharolyticum DSM 6643 includes the following:
- the queA gene encoding tRNA preQ1(34) S-adenosylmethionine ribosyltransferase-isomerase QueA, with product MKVEEFDYHLPEELIAQKPLPKRDESRLMVLNPQENTIEENVFKNLKDHLDPGDMIIMNNSRVIPARLYGAKIPTGTEIELLLLNELAEGRWEVLVRPGRRAKKGVKINFEDILEAEVVEYTDFGGRIVEFSWNQNNYDFEEVLNQLGEMPLPPYINEKLDDPERYQTVYSKKKGSAAAPTAGLHFTDRLLEELTEYGIILDYITLHVGLGTFRPVKSEDIEDHEMHEEYAEISAATVDKIKKVKANGNKVVAVGTTVTRTLESAAQTDELSEYKGWTDIFIYPGYEFKVIDSLITNFHLPKSTLLMLVSALAGKEFVLNAYQKAVEEEYRFFSLGDAMLILNRKED from the coding sequence ATGAAAGTAGAAGAATTTGATTATCATCTTCCGGAAGAATTAATTGCTCAAAAACCACTTCCTAAAAGAGATGAATCAAGATTAATGGTTTTAAATCCACAGGAAAACACAATAGAAGAGAATGTTTTCAAAAATTTGAAAGATCATTTAGATCCTGGCGATATGATTATTATGAACAACAGCAGAGTTATCCCAGCAAGACTATATGGAGCTAAAATTCCAACAGGTACAGAAATTGAGCTCTTATTACTAAATGAATTAGCTGAGGGACGTTGGGAAGTTTTAGTCAGACCTGGTCGTAGAGCCAAAAAGGGTGTGAAAATTAATTTTGAAGATATCCTGGAAGCAGAAGTTGTAGAATATACAGATTTCGGAGGTAGAATTGTTGAATTTAGCTGGAATCAGAATAATTATGATTTTGAAGAAGTTTTAAACCAGCTAGGTGAGATGCCATTACCCCCTTATATTAATGAGAAATTAGATGATCCTGAGCGTTATCAGACAGTTTACAGTAAAAAGAAAGGTTCTGCTGCTGCTCCAACAGCTGGATTGCATTTTACTGATCGTCTTTTAGAAGAGTTAACTGAATATGGTATTATCTTAGATTATATTACTCTTCATGTAGGGCTAGGAACATTTAGGCCGGTTAAAAGTGAAGATATAGAAGATCATGAAATGCATGAAGAATATGCAGAAATTTCTGCTGCTACAGTAGATAAGATAAAAAAAGTTAAAGCAAATGGTAATAAAGTAGTTGCGGTCGGGACTACGGTTACCAGAACTTTAGAATCTGCTGCTCAGACGGATGAATTAAGCGAATATAAAGGTTGGACAGATATTTTTATTTATCCAGGTTATGAATTTAAAGTTATCGATTCTTTAATAACTAATTTTCATTTACCTAAATCTACACTTTTAATGCTTGTTTCTGCTCTAGCTGGTAAAGAATTTGTTTTAAATGCCTATCAAAAGGCCGTAGAAGAAGAGTATAGATTTTTCAGCTTGGGAGATGCGATGTTGATTTTAAATAGGAAGGAAGATTAA
- the ruvA gene encoding Holliday junction branch migration protein RuvA, with protein MIGYLEGEVIDAEINKIILEINGVGYELELAGFKSQPHVGEEIEVFTYTYVREDALKLFAFPEKMGKELFEILITVNGIGPSAGLNILNTMPASRFVSAIMQKNEAVLKEISGIGPKTAQRLILELQNKLEEFAYLQNDNDKSNAGSAVDEDRQDVVDALTALGYKISEINRALREVEFESEINVSEKIRLVLNQLGKER; from the coding sequence ATGATTGGCTATTTAGAAGGAGAAGTAATTGACGCTGAAATTAATAAGATAATTTTAGAAATTAATGGAGTTGGTTATGAATTAGAACTTGCAGGTTTTAAAAGTCAGCCTCATGTTGGCGAAGAAATAGAAGTTTTTACATATACTTATGTCCGAGAGGATGCCTTGAAATTATTTGCCTTTCCTGAAAAAATGGGTAAAGAATTGTTTGAAATATTAATAACTGTTAATGGAATTGGCCCTAGTGCCGGTTTGAATATTTTAAATACCATGCCTGCTTCTAGATTTGTATCTGCAATTATGCAAAAAAACGAAGCAGTTTTGAAAGAAATATCAGGTATTGGACCCAAAACTGCTCAAAGATTGATCTTAGAACTTCAAAACAAGTTGGAAGAATTCGCTTATCTGCAGAATGATAATGATAAATCTAATGCTGGATCTGCAGTTGATGAAGATCGTCAGGATGTAGTAGATGCTCTTACTGCATTAGGTTATAAGATTTCTGAGATTAATAGAGCTTTAAGAGAAGTTGAGTTTGAAAGTGAAATTAATGTTTCGGAAAAGATTAGACTAGTTTTAAATCAACTTGGTAAGGAGAGATAA
- the ruvB gene encoding Holliday junction branch migration DNA helicase RuvB, translating to MENERRVVSPKKKKDDNTVDRGLRPLSLGEYVGQSKTKEKLKIFIQAARDRKEALDHVMLYGPPGLGKTTLANIIANELSVNIHQTSGPAIERPGDLASILTNLQPSDVLFIDEIHRLNKMVEEILYPAMEDYCLDIIIGKGPSARSVRLDLAPFTLVGATTKAGRLSSPLRDRFGVINRLEFYKQEELQEIVIRSADILNVDIVNHGALEIARRSRGTPRIANRLLKRVRDFAEVKANGIINREVVDSALKLLEIDELGLDRIDHKLLKTIMLKFRGGPVGLNTLAAAISEETETIEDVYEPYLLQLGFLERTPRGRTATTKAYQHLNIKEEIE from the coding sequence ATGGAAAATGAAAGACGAGTTGTTTCTCCAAAAAAGAAAAAGGATGATAATACTGTTGATAGAGGTCTAAGGCCTTTAAGTTTAGGAGAATATGTAGGCCAAAGCAAAACAAAAGAAAAATTAAAAATTTTTATTCAGGCAGCGCGTGATCGCAAAGAAGCTTTAGATCATGTTATGTTATATGGACCTCCTGGTTTAGGTAAAACTACTCTTGCAAATATTATAGCAAATGAATTAAGTGTAAATATTCATCAAACTTCTGGGCCAGCAATCGAAAGACCAGGAGATTTAGCTTCTATTTTAACTAATTTACAACCAAGTGATGTCTTATTTATTGATGAAATTCATCGTTTAAATAAAATGGTTGAAGAAATTTTATATCCGGCTATGGAAGATTATTGTCTGGATATAATAATTGGCAAGGGTCCAAGTGCACGTTCTGTTAGACTTGACCTTGCACCTTTTACGCTTGTCGGTGCAACAACTAAAGCAGGTAGGCTTAGTTCACCGCTTAGAGATAGATTTGGGGTTATTAATCGATTAGAATTTTATAAGCAGGAAGAGCTTCAGGAAATAGTTATTAGATCTGCAGATATATTAAATGTTGACATCGTTAATCATGGGGCTTTAGAGATTGCACGCCGTTCTCGTGGTACCCCTCGAATTGCTAATCGTCTCTTAAAAAGAGTAAGAGACTTTGCAGAAGTAAAAGCAAATGGTATAATTAACAGGGAAGTTGTGGATTCTGCTTTAAAACTGCTGGAGATTGATGAGCTGGGCCTTGATCGAATTGATCATAAATTATTAAAAACTATTATGCTTAAATTTAGAGGTGGCCCTGTTGGACTCAACACTTTAGCGGCTGCTATCAGTGAAGAAACAGAAACAATAGAAGATGTATATGAGCCCTATTTGCTGCAGCTAGGATTCTTGGAAAGAACACCAAGAGGCAGAACTGCAACTACAAAAGCTTATCAACATTTAAATATTAAAGAAGAAATAGAATAA